Proteins from a single region of Candidatus Micrarchaeota archaeon:
- a CDS encoding inositol-3-phosphate synthase — MGKIRVGVIGVGNCFAALYQGIEYYRRTGKTAVGLMHETMGGYSWSDIEFVAAWDVSKEKVGKDLTDAQYAYPNFVRYVEDMPKSGVIVKESPRLDGVGRFVEDWFRPVEQTKDMDTLREEIIKEIKDKKVDVLVNYLPVGSQKATEFWAEIAIETNTAFVNNIPVFIASDERWHERFAEAGVPVLGDDIKSQVGATIVHRVLTRLIDERGGVIRSTYQLNVGGNSDFKNMLERERLVSKKVSKTESVQSQLSDRLSEENIHIGPSDFVPFLKNTKVCFIRIDAETWAGVPFTIDLKLVVDDKSNSAGIVVDAIRLAKIAKDKGMGGSIDAASAYLFKHPRRQFTDYDARRMIEDFING, encoded by the coding sequence ATGGGTAAGATTAGGGTCGGTGTGATAGGTGTCGGAAACTGTTTTGCGGCGTTGTACCAGGGAATAGAGTACTACAGAAGGACTGGTAAGACGGCGGTCGGTCTCATGCATGAAACGATGGGCGGTTATTCATGGTCGGACATCGAATTCGTTGCGGCATGGGATGTTTCTAAAGAGAAAGTCGGTAAGGACCTGACGGATGCACAGTACGCATATCCGAATTTTGTCCGTTACGTGGAAGACATGCCCAAATCTGGTGTTATCGTTAAAGAATCACCACGTCTTGACGGTGTCGGAAGGTTTGTGGAGGATTGGTTCAGACCTGTCGAACAGACCAAGGACATGGATACGCTCAGAGAAGAGATTATAAAGGAGATCAAGGATAAGAAGGTGGACGTGCTGGTAAACTATCTTCCAGTAGGTTCTCAAAAGGCGACAGAATTCTGGGCAGAGATAGCCATTGAGACGAATACTGCTTTTGTTAACAACATACCCGTATTCATAGCTTCCGATGAGCGATGGCATGAACGGTTTGCCGAGGCCGGTGTACCGGTGTTGGGTGATGACATAAAGTCGCAGGTCGGAGCAACCATAGTACACAGGGTATTGACCCGTCTCATCGATGAACGGGGTGGCGTGATCCGTAGCACGTACCAGCTTAACGTGGGCGGTAATTCCGATTTTAAGAACATGTTGGAACGGGAAAGACTTGTCAGTAAGAAGGTGTCTAAAACCGAATCGGTCCAGAGTCAGTTGTCGGACAGATTGTCCGAGGAGAATATTCATATCGGCCCAAGCGATTTCGTGCCGTTCTTAAAAAACACTAAGGTATGTTTCATACGGATCGATGCAGAGACGTGGGCCGGCGTGCCTTTCACAATAGATTTAAAACTGGTAGTTGACGATAAATCGAACTCGGCAGGTATCGTTGTGGACGCGATCCGCCTCGCAAAGATCGCTAAGGATAAGGGAATGGGTGGGTCGATAGACGCTGCATCCGCTTACCTTTTCAAACATCCGCGCAGACAGTTCACAGATTATGATGCACGTAGGATGATCGAGGATTTCATAAACGGTTAG
- a CDS encoding PadR family transcriptional regulator yields the protein MEELAEMIQDADTDQMHHSIKVLTKGNLWPYILSLMKKEGKVYAYNLDKSVELRFGFKPSKIMLYLVLYSLEENGLVTSSYVNRRKYYRITKKGIRELNRFKKLLKIISDKL from the coding sequence ATGGAAGAACTTGCAGAGATGATACAGGACGCAGACACCGACCAAATGCATCATTCAATAAAAGTTCTGACAAAGGGTAACCTATGGCCGTACATACTTTCGTTGATGAAGAAAGAAGGCAAAGTATATGCTTACAACCTCGATAAATCTGTAGAATTGCGGTTCGGGTTCAAACCGAGTAAAATTATGCTGTACCTAGTTCTTTACAGTCTGGAAGAAAACGGTCTTGTGACTTCTTCTTATGTTAATCGGAGAAAATACTACAGAATAACAAAAAAAGGGATCAGAGAGTTGAATAGATTTAAAAAACTCCTCAAGATCATCAGCGACAAACTTTAG